The following coding sequences are from one Caballeronia sp. SBC1 window:
- a CDS encoding thioesterase family protein — MRVTHNRTIYRDTVRPEWVDYNGHLRDAFYMLIFSLATDAFMDRIGLDDAARTSRGRSLFTLEAHINYLHEIKEGTAVRVEASVLAFDAKRVHLYMEMFADEGTEPIAASEQMLLHVDTTNGAKSAAFDTDIAGRIEAMCCDARKEASKEARYAGRVIGLPSGPRASASAAASDGTKPA, encoded by the coding sequence ATACGAGTGACGCACAATCGCACGATCTACCGCGACACGGTGAGGCCCGAATGGGTCGACTACAACGGCCATCTCCGTGACGCGTTCTACATGCTGATCTTCAGCCTCGCGACCGATGCGTTCATGGACCGCATTGGCCTGGACGATGCGGCCCGTACCTCGCGAGGCCGCTCGCTGTTCACGCTCGAGGCGCACATCAACTATCTGCACGAGATCAAGGAAGGTACGGCGGTTCGTGTGGAGGCATCGGTACTCGCGTTCGATGCCAAGCGTGTCCACCTGTATATGGAGATGTTCGCGGACGAGGGAACGGAGCCCATCGCGGCGAGCGAACAGATGCTGCTTCACGTCGATACAACCAACGGCGCGAAGTCCGCGGCCTTCGATACGGACATTGCCGGCCGTATCGAAGCGATGTGTTGCGACGCGCGCAAAGAAGCGTCGAAGGAAGCACGCTATGCGGGCCGAGTGATCGGCTTGCCGTCGGGACCGCGAGCGTCGGCGTCGGCAGCGGCATCTGACGGAACCAAGCCAGCCTGA
- a CDS encoding DUF1254 domain-containing protein, protein MKNNRRWAISLYAALWVAAGLSSLAVLGGCATQAPVVTSGDGWRKDQVADAYVFGYPLVVSDIAREKATGGDASRPGQAPVNTLRHATALPPVGVSGRPSVDTLESTAWLDVSSGPVLVSLPNTPNTLHGRYYDARAFDAWTNVIYSSIPHGQDQAVPVKRKLSMKAARAARLAAQQGNVIAFVPVGYTGTLPDGVTRVETPTRYVWLSIRVRVNGQRDVREARKLQTAMTIEAPSADKTSAATAGSAWPNVTASTPTVVTGTGGDRADSLDATAFFTRLAKALQDNPPAPNDPHAVTLLGDLGVKAGEPVQFRPADADLLATGLADGRTRVDTVPSNAISRNGWVWFGDGAGNYDTDYTLRAFLARRQPGTGTKDDEVKPVAFSDSDGHALNGANEYVLHFAPNQLPPVRGFWTLTAYTKDGALIDDKTLRLSLNDRDRLKKNRDGSVDISVSAAEPAKARVSNWLPAPDGDFQLMFRLYAPKAEASNGTWAPPAIERQ, encoded by the coding sequence ATGAAAAATAATCGACGCTGGGCAATTTCGTTGTACGCGGCGCTATGGGTGGCTGCTGGTTTGAGCAGTTTGGCGGTACTTGGCGGGTGCGCGACGCAGGCGCCCGTCGTGACCAGCGGGGATGGCTGGCGCAAGGATCAGGTGGCGGACGCTTATGTGTTTGGATATCCGCTGGTGGTCTCGGATATTGCACGGGAGAAAGCCACGGGCGGCGATGCGTCCCGGCCCGGTCAGGCGCCCGTGAATACGCTGCGGCATGCGACGGCGCTGCCGCCGGTCGGCGTGTCGGGGCGGCCGAGCGTGGATACGCTGGAATCGACCGCGTGGCTGGATGTCTCCAGCGGCCCGGTGCTGGTATCGCTTCCGAATACGCCGAATACGCTGCATGGCCGTTATTACGATGCCCGCGCCTTCGATGCCTGGACCAACGTGATCTACTCCAGCATCCCACACGGGCAGGATCAGGCCGTGCCGGTGAAAAGAAAGCTGAGTATGAAGGCGGCGCGAGCGGCCAGGCTGGCGGCGCAACAGGGCAATGTGATTGCGTTTGTCCCGGTGGGTTATACGGGAACGCTTCCTGACGGTGTGACGCGGGTTGAAACTCCGACCCGCTACGTGTGGCTTTCCATTCGTGTGCGTGTGAATGGCCAACGTGACGTGCGCGAGGCGCGCAAGCTGCAGACGGCGATGACCATAGAAGCCCCTTCCGCCGATAAAACCAGCGCTGCGACGGCCGGCAGTGCGTGGCCGAACGTGACAGCCAGCACGCCGACGGTGGTAACAGGCACGGGCGGCGACAGAGCCGATTCGCTCGATGCCACCGCGTTTTTCACGCGTCTTGCGAAGGCGTTGCAGGACAATCCGCCGGCGCCGAATGATCCGCACGCCGTCACTTTGCTCGGCGACCTTGGCGTGAAGGCCGGCGAGCCGGTGCAGTTCCGTCCTGCGGATGCTGATTTGCTGGCGACCGGCCTTGCCGATGGCCGTACGCGGGTGGACACGGTGCCGTCGAATGCGATCAGTCGTAACGGCTGGGTTTGGTTCGGCGATGGCGCGGGCAATTACGACACCGACTACACGTTGCGCGCGTTCCTGGCGCGGCGGCAGCCGGGTACCGGCACGAAGGACGACGAGGTGAAGCCGGTGGCATTCTCCGACAGCGACGGCCACGCGCTGAATGGTGCAAATGAGTATGTATTGCACTTTGCGCCGAACCAGTTGCCGCCGGTGCGCGGGTTCTGGACGTTGACTGCGTATACGAAAGACGGTGCGTTAATCGACGACAAGACGCTGCGGCTTTCGCTGAATGACCGGGACCGGTTAAAGAAGAACCGTGATGGATCCGTCGATATTTCCGTGTCGGCTGCGGAGCCTGCGAAGGCACGGGTTTCGAACTGGTTGCCGGCGCCCGATGGTGATTTTCAGTTGATGTTCCGGCTGTATGCGCCGAAGGCAGAAGCTTCGAATGGGACGTGGGCGCCACCGGCAATTGAGCGGCAATAA
- a CDS encoding DedA family protein/thiosulfate sulfurtransferase GlpE, whose protein sequence is MLHELADRYGPAIVFFNVMGAALGLPVPAMPTLIVVGASVAMMGVNGQGLWPHLALMLGIAVVGGVLGDLVWFQGGRRYGDRTLKTICKLSLSRDTCVKKTERFFGQWGVRVLLVAKFIPGLSLVSVPLAGAMGVRTRSFIAHDGVGVALWAAVGLAVGVIFAAELDMVFAMIARLGKQALLIVAVALACYVAYRYWRRKMLMKTLETARITVNELYALMENEPLPAIFDIRSAEKRVLDPFVIPGSIFADERELQKIVESYQPDQKIIIYCSCPNEVSAAWMAKALRNAGFKDVVPLTGGLDAWRLAGLDLKPLTDFGGAREDLGEMAAMCPWPAKAPAAGKGALHDAVYLHGDRHA, encoded by the coding sequence CTGTTGCATGAACTGGCTGACCGGTATGGCCCGGCAATCGTCTTTTTCAACGTGATGGGCGCAGCGCTCGGCCTGCCCGTGCCCGCAATGCCGACGCTGATCGTAGTTGGCGCGTCGGTGGCCATGATGGGCGTCAACGGCCAGGGCTTGTGGCCTCATCTCGCACTGATGCTCGGCATTGCCGTCGTCGGCGGCGTGCTGGGTGATCTCGTCTGGTTCCAGGGCGGCCGGCGCTACGGCGACCGCACGCTCAAGACCATCTGCAAGCTGTCCCTGTCGCGCGATACCTGCGTAAAAAAGACCGAACGGTTTTTCGGCCAGTGGGGCGTGCGCGTGTTGCTCGTCGCGAAATTCATTCCGGGTTTGTCGCTGGTTTCGGTGCCACTGGCCGGCGCCATGGGCGTGCGCACGCGCTCTTTCATCGCGCATGACGGTGTGGGCGTGGCGTTATGGGCCGCAGTGGGACTCGCGGTGGGCGTGATCTTCGCGGCCGAGCTCGACATGGTGTTCGCCATGATCGCGCGGCTCGGGAAACAAGCGCTCCTGATTGTGGCGGTCGCGCTGGCGTGTTACGTGGCCTATCGCTACTGGCGCCGGAAGATGTTGATGAAGACGCTGGAAACGGCGCGCATTACCGTCAACGAGTTGTATGCGCTGATGGAAAACGAACCGCTGCCCGCTATCTTCGATATCCGTTCCGCGGAGAAACGCGTCCTCGATCCTTTTGTGATTCCAGGCTCCATTTTCGCCGATGAACGCGAGCTGCAGAAGATCGTGGAAAGTTATCAGCCGGATCAGAAGATCATCATTTATTGCTCGTGTCCGAACGAGGTATCGGCGGCGTGGATGGCCAAGGCACTCCGCAATGCCGGTTTCAAGGACGTCGTGCCGCTGACCGGCGGACTCGACGCCTGGCGCCTTGCCGGTCTCGACCTCAAGCCGCTCACCGACTTCGGCGGCGCGCGCGAGGACCTGGGCGAAATGGCCGCCATGTGCCCGTGGCCCGCGAAAGCGCCGGCCGCCGGCAAAGGCGCGTTGCATGACGCCGTCTACCTGCATGGAGATCGCCACGCATGA
- a CDS encoding cation-translocating P-type ATPase: MTCASCVRRVEKALAKVPGVGQVSVNLATEKATIHADMSVSREQLVAAVTKAGYEATFIEPEAAPVAASAHTGELVAVIVSALLTLPLVLPMLGLNLHLGVWVSLALASIVQFVLGARFYVGGFKAARSGEGNMDLLVALGTSAAWGLSVYELFAHPGESAHLYFEAAAVVITLVRFGKWLEARAKRQTTDAIRALDALRPERARIRDAATGNERDIALADVRNGDIAIVRPGERLPVDGLIREGRTHVDESLITGESLPVAKETGARVTAGSINGEGVIAVETTATGAETTLARIIRLVESAQAEKAPIQRLVDRVSAIFVPVILGIALVTLIGWLLMGAGVETAVLNAVAVLVIACPCALGLATPAAIMAGTGVAARHGVLIKDPQALEMAHRIRIVAFDKTGTLTVGKPSMTAFEADEGVDRAEALGLAAAVQRLSDHPLARAVVAVADDERIEAVTASDAKAVAGRGVEARIGERHLAIASDRWLDELRLVAPERLATRAAELEQLGNTVSWLVDLGATRGAGDLSRAVTPRVLALFAFGDSLKPGARAAIERLRAMGIKSVLLTGDNAGSAASVAKSLGIAPDAVHAHMLPADKARVIAELKASAQGAVAMAGDGINDAPALAAADIGIAMATGTDVAMEAAGITLMRGDPALVADAIDIARRTYRKIQQNLFWAFVYNLIGIPLAAFGLLNPMLAGAAMAFSSVSVVTNALLLRTWRAQAGLVPSDAAADADARGPDGKPITRPA; encoded by the coding sequence ATGACGTGCGCGTCGTGCGTGCGGCGTGTCGAAAAGGCGCTGGCCAAGGTGCCAGGCGTGGGACAGGTGTCGGTCAATCTGGCGACCGAAAAAGCGACCATCCACGCCGATATGTCCGTGTCGCGCGAGCAACTTGTCGCCGCCGTGACCAAGGCCGGCTACGAAGCGACGTTCATTGAACCGGAAGCCGCGCCCGTGGCCGCGTCCGCCCACACGGGCGAACTCGTGGCAGTGATCGTGTCCGCGCTGCTGACGCTGCCGCTTGTGCTGCCCATGCTCGGGCTGAATCTGCATCTTGGCGTCTGGGTATCGCTGGCGCTCGCCAGCATCGTGCAATTCGTGCTTGGCGCGCGCTTTTATGTCGGCGGTTTCAAGGCGGCCCGTTCTGGCGAAGGCAACATGGATCTGCTCGTGGCGCTCGGAACCTCAGCCGCCTGGGGCCTGAGCGTGTACGAACTGTTCGCGCATCCCGGCGAGTCTGCTCATCTCTATTTCGAAGCGGCGGCGGTGGTGATCACGCTCGTGCGCTTCGGCAAATGGCTGGAAGCGCGTGCCAAGCGGCAAACCACCGACGCCATTCGCGCGCTCGACGCGCTGCGCCCAGAGCGCGCACGGATTCGCGATGCGGCGACCGGGAACGAACGCGACATCGCACTCGCGGATGTACGCAACGGCGACATCGCAATCGTGCGGCCGGGTGAGCGCCTGCCGGTCGACGGTCTGATTCGCGAAGGCCGCACGCACGTAGATGAATCGCTGATTACCGGCGAAAGCCTGCCCGTGGCGAAGGAAACGGGGGCACGCGTGACCGCGGGTTCGATCAACGGAGAAGGCGTGATCGCTGTTGAAACGACCGCAACCGGCGCTGAGACCACGCTCGCACGGATCATCCGGCTGGTTGAATCGGCGCAGGCCGAGAAGGCGCCTATTCAGCGGCTGGTGGACCGGGTATCGGCGATATTCGTGCCGGTAATCCTGGGAATCGCGCTCGTGACGCTGATCGGCTGGCTGTTGATGGGCGCGGGCGTGGAAACGGCCGTGCTGAACGCGGTCGCGGTGCTCGTGATCGCCTGTCCGTGCGCGCTCGGACTGGCGACGCCCGCCGCGATCATGGCCGGAACGGGTGTCGCGGCGCGGCACGGTGTGTTGATCAAGGATCCGCAGGCGCTGGAAATGGCGCATCGGATCAGGATTGTCGCCTTCGATAAAACCGGCACGCTGACTGTCGGCAAGCCGTCCATGACGGCGTTTGAGGCGGATGAAGGCGTGGACCGCGCAGAAGCTTTGGGGCTGGCAGCAGCCGTTCAGCGACTTAGCGATCATCCGCTGGCGCGCGCGGTTGTTGCTGTTGCCGATGACGAGCGGATTGAGGCCGTTACTGCAAGCGATGCGAAAGCGGTCGCCGGGCGCGGTGTCGAGGCGCGCATAGGCGAACGCCATCTGGCGATAGCCAGCGATCGTTGGCTCGACGAGTTGCGGCTGGTCGCGCCGGAACGGTTGGCAACACGCGCGGCGGAACTGGAACAGCTTGGGAATACCGTGTCGTGGCTGGTGGATCTGGGCGCGACCCGCGGCGCAGGTGATCTTTCACGCGCTGTGACACCGCGCGTGCTGGCCCTGTTCGCGTTCGGCGACTCGCTGAAACCCGGCGCGCGCGCAGCAATCGAGCGGTTGCGCGCGATGGGCATCAAAAGTGTCCTGCTCACAGGCGATAACGCCGGCAGCGCGGCCAGCGTGGCGAAATCGCTCGGCATTGCACCCGACGCCGTTCACGCGCACATGCTCCCCGCCGACAAGGCGCGCGTGATCGCGGAACTCAAGGCATCGGCACAAGGCGCGGTGGCGATGGCTGGCGACGGCATCAACGACGCACCCGCGCTCGCCGCCGCCGATATCGGCATTGCGATGGCGACCGGCACCGACGTCGCCATGGAAGCCGCCGGCATCACGCTGATGCGCGGCGATCCGGCCTTGGTGGCGGACGCCATCGATATCGCGCGGCGCACGTATCGCAAGATCCAGCAGAACCTGTTCTGGGCGTTCGTGTACAACCTGATCGGCATTCCGCTCGCCGCGTTCGGACTGCTCAATCCGATGCTCGCGGGCGCAGCCATGGCGTTCTCAAGCGTGAGCGTGGTGACCAACGCGTTGCTGTTGCGGACGTGGCGTGCTCAGGCTGGCTTGGTTCCGTCAGATGCCGCTGCCGACGCCGACGCTCGCGGTCCCGACGGCAAGCCGATCACTCGGCCCGCATAG
- a CDS encoding FMN-binding negative transcriptional regulator encodes MYLPSCFEEKRAEVLHRLMADNPLAALVTHGANGLDANHVPFEFDASLGEHGILRAHVARANPVCHEIESGSDALVISQGASGYISPTFLFNAPPPIENTP; translated from the coding sequence ATGTATCTGCCCTCCTGCTTCGAAGAGAAACGCGCCGAGGTTTTACATCGGCTAATGGCCGACAATCCGCTTGCCGCCCTTGTCACGCATGGCGCCAACGGCCTCGACGCGAACCACGTGCCATTCGAATTCGACGCAAGCTTGGGCGAGCACGGCATTTTGCGCGCTCACGTGGCGCGGGCAAATCCTGTTTGTCATGAAATTGAAAGCGGTTCTGACGCACTGGTTATTTCCCAGGGAGCATCCGGTTATATATCGCCGACTTTCTTGTTCAACGCGCCCCCTCCTATTGAAAATACACCTTGA
- a CDS encoding DUF748 domain-containing protein, with amino-acid sequence MASLNKTSLTSAGRSLLKGVNSVAQARRTRRIVIGLLLAVIVIGLLGFFAAPPLIRHIAEQQLSAQLDRPASIERIALNPYTLSFEADRVHIGEAPANLGAGAKSGDFVDIERLIVRPWWSSLFRLAPIINELKIDSPRFHIVRFDAQRFNFSDLVEKFLKPSANPSTKPARFSVSNIRVENGRIDFDDRLLKTHHVIDRWSIGIPFIANLPSTTDLFVTPSLQARIDGSPLSIHGRTKPFSESRESEIALQLDGLDVPQIVSYAPASLPVAVKSGRLSTNLDVSFALSADAPVIRIKGTADLADLAVTDKQDAPLFAAQTLHVNAANLEPLRNVYRLDEVRLTQPDVKLSRDKSGAFNFEKLSASTPASQTASTPASDAKPADAAAQPLDLAIKHLAIEQGHIVFDDRLMAQPATLGLTALNVTLDNFSTLGKPPARYTLKTAFDHGGGLDASGSFTLPGKNADAKLALSDLPLAPLQPYVANAVAARITDGSLGANLPLQVDWSKLEPSIQVGAGDVTLKSLKLVPTTANTAPITLASAEAKIQKIDVAARTAAMDSVVLNGLSIDAKRLKDGSIDLTALAGPHETAPEASATRKVEKANEAGPAWRYQIAQVSLNDSSADFTDESTPHPVKLHIAPLQLDIKQVTDDLTKPLAIDGKLTMNGKGALAVAGKLTAKPLSLALHIDASELDASAFEPYFGGNLNATVSSALLSANGDASFSGAGRALKAGYKGDVSLSNVRLIDRLNSDPLAGWKLLGLTKLNARYDERGADVEAARVTFANFYGRVLLDAQGKLNLRDIVAQDKGAASTQVGASTAASASIASTPAAKPAAPKTAASSANLRFGQLVLQNGRVTYTDNFIKPNFTANLVSITGTIGAFGTHSTTPAPVDVAAKLSANGPVSIKGVVNPLIAKPSLDLTASAHDVELPNISPYSTKYAGYPITKGKLNVDLHYMLADEKLTANNHLFIDQLTFGDHVDNTTATHLPVRLAVSLLKNSKGEIDVNIPVSGSLSDPQFSIGALVWTAILHLVERAVTAPFSLLANAFGGKNPEELGYVEFDPGSATLSDAAKEKLDTIAKALTDKPSITLEISARVDPALDEPGLRAAYVDRQVRLSKMKDASEDNPNINPSSIPISADEYSKFLTKAYKGADFKKPRNLIGMTKSVPDADVKAALEEHAPVDEGALGALAQRRAEVVKEYFEGKIDSKRIFIVAPHLNADGIKDKGAPTRVDFGLK; translated from the coding sequence ATGGCAAGCCTGAACAAGACTTCCCTGACATCCGCCGGGCGTAGCCTGCTTAAAGGCGTGAACTCGGTAGCGCAAGCCCGGCGCACTCGGCGCATTGTGATCGGGCTCCTGCTCGCCGTCATCGTAATCGGCCTGCTCGGCTTTTTCGCGGCTCCTCCGCTCATTCGACATATCGCGGAGCAGCAACTCTCAGCACAACTCGATCGCCCGGCCAGCATCGAACGAATCGCGCTTAATCCCTATACGCTCAGTTTCGAAGCCGACCGCGTGCATATTGGCGAAGCGCCCGCAAACCTGGGCGCGGGAGCCAAAAGCGGTGATTTCGTCGATATAGAACGCCTGATCGTCCGCCCGTGGTGGTCGTCGTTATTTCGACTCGCGCCAATCATCAACGAACTCAAGATCGATTCACCACGCTTTCATATCGTGCGATTCGACGCGCAACGCTTTAACTTCTCCGATCTCGTTGAAAAGTTCTTGAAGCCTTCAGCGAATCCGTCCACCAAACCGGCGCGATTCTCCGTATCGAATATTCGCGTGGAAAATGGCCGGATCGATTTCGACGACCGCCTGCTTAAAACGCATCACGTAATCGATCGCTGGTCGATCGGGATTCCGTTCATCGCCAATCTCCCGTCTACCACCGACTTGTTCGTGACGCCTTCGCTGCAGGCGCGCATTGATGGTTCGCCGTTGTCTATCCACGGACGCACGAAGCCGTTCTCCGAGTCGCGCGAGTCGGAGATCGCGCTGCAACTCGACGGCCTCGACGTGCCGCAAATAGTGTCGTACGCGCCTGCTTCGTTGCCGGTCGCGGTCAAGAGCGGACGCTTGTCGACGAACCTCGATGTGAGCTTTGCGCTCAGCGCTGACGCTCCCGTGATTCGTATCAAAGGGACCGCAGATCTCGCGGATCTGGCCGTGACGGACAAGCAGGATGCACCGCTGTTCGCCGCGCAAACGTTGCATGTGAATGCAGCGAACCTTGAGCCGTTGCGCAATGTGTATCGACTGGATGAAGTGCGTTTGACGCAACCTGACGTAAAACTCTCCCGCGATAAATCCGGCGCATTCAACTTCGAAAAACTGAGCGCATCAACGCCTGCTTCCCAGACAGCTTCGACGCCCGCCAGCGATGCAAAACCCGCCGACGCCGCAGCACAACCGCTCGACCTAGCGATCAAACATCTGGCGATTGAGCAAGGCCATATAGTCTTCGACGACCGCTTGATGGCGCAACCCGCCACGCTCGGACTGACTGCCCTGAACGTGACGCTCGACAACTTTTCCACGCTCGGCAAACCCCCGGCGCGCTATACGCTCAAGACGGCCTTCGATCACGGCGGCGGGCTCGACGCGTCGGGTAGTTTCACGCTGCCGGGGAAGAATGCGGACGCAAAACTCGCGCTGAGCGACTTGCCGCTGGCGCCTTTACAACCCTACGTGGCGAACGCGGTGGCGGCTCGTATCACCGACGGTTCGCTCGGCGCAAATTTGCCGTTGCAAGTGGACTGGTCGAAGCTCGAGCCGTCCATTCAGGTCGGCGCCGGCGATGTCACGCTCAAGTCGCTGAAGCTCGTGCCGACTACAGCGAACACCGCACCCATCACGCTGGCGTCAGCAGAAGCGAAGATCCAGAAGATCGATGTTGCAGCACGCACGGCGGCGATGGATAGCGTCGTGCTGAACGGTCTTTCCATCGATGCAAAACGCCTGAAGGATGGCAGTATCGATCTCACCGCGCTCGCCGGTCCGCACGAAACCGCGCCGGAAGCCAGCGCGACGCGCAAGGTCGAAAAGGCGAACGAGGCGGGTCCGGCGTGGCGTTATCAAATCGCGCAGGTGTCGCTCAACGACAGCAGCGCCGACTTCACCGACGAATCCACGCCGCACCCGGTAAAACTGCATATCGCGCCGTTGCAGTTGGACATCAAGCAAGTCACCGACGACCTGACGAAACCGCTCGCCATCGACGGCAAGCTGACGATGAACGGCAAAGGCGCGCTCGCCGTGGCCGGCAAGCTAACCGCGAAACCGCTGAGCCTTGCGCTGCATATTGACGCCAGCGAACTGGACGCATCGGCGTTCGAGCCGTACTTCGGCGGCAACCTGAACGCGACGGTTTCCAGCGCGCTGCTGAGCGCAAACGGCGACGCGTCGTTCTCAGGCGCTGGACGCGCGCTGAAGGCCGGTTACAAGGGCGATGTGTCGTTGTCGAATGTGCGGCTGATCGACCGGTTGAATTCGGACCCGCTGGCCGGCTGGAAACTGCTCGGCCTGACAAAACTGAATGCCCGCTACGACGAACGAGGCGCGGACGTCGAGGCCGCGCGCGTCACGTTCGCGAACTTCTATGGCCGCGTGCTGCTGGACGCGCAAGGCAAGCTCAATCTCCGCGATATCGTGGCGCAGGACAAGGGCGCGGCCTCCACGCAAGTCGGCGCCTCCACGGCGGCTTCTGCGTCTATCGCGTCTACGCCGGCTGCGAAACCTGCCGCGCCGAAAACCGCGGCGTCATCGGCGAATTTGCGCTTTGGCCAGCTCGTGCTGCAAAACGGCCGTGTGACTTACACCGATAACTTCATCAAGCCGAATTTCACCGCTAACCTGGTCTCGATCACGGGCACTATCGGCGCATTCGGCACGCACTCGACCACGCCCGCGCCCGTCGATGTCGCCGCGAAACTGTCCGCGAACGGACCGGTATCGATCAAAGGGGTGGTGAATCCGCTGATCGCGAAACCGTCGCTGGATCTGACTGCGAGCGCGCACGACGTAGAGTTGCCGAATATCTCGCCGTATTCCACCAAATATGCGGGTTATCCGATCACGAAGGGCAAGCTCAACGTCGATCTGCACTACATGCTCGCCGACGAAAAGCTCACCGCGAACAATCATCTTTTCATCGATCAACTCACGTTCGGCGATCACGTCGACAACACCACCGCGACCCATTTGCCGGTGCGGCTCGCGGTATCGTTGCTGAAGAATTCGAAGGGCGAGATCGACGTCAACATTCCCGTTTCCGGCTCGCTTTCGGATCCGCAATTCTCGATCGGTGCGCTGGTGTGGACAGCAATCCTGCACCTTGTCGAGCGCGCGGTAACTGCGCCGTTCTCGCTGCTGGCGAATGCGTTTGGCGGCAAGAACCCTGAAGAACTCGGCTACGTGGAATTCGATCCGGGCTCAGCCACGTTGAGCGACGCGGCGAAGGAGAAACTCGACACCATCGCGAAGGCCCTGACCGACAAGCCGTCGATCACGCTGGAGATATCGGCGCGGGTGGACCCGGCGCTGGACGAACCCGGTTTGCGCGCGGCCTATGTCGACCGGCAAGTGCGCCTCTCGAAAATGAAGGACGCGAGCGAAGACAATCCGAACATCAATCCGTCGAGCATCCCGATTTCCGCCGATGAATACAGCAAGTTCCTGACGAAAGCGTACAAAGGCGCGGATTTCAAGAAACCGCGCAACCTGATCGGCATGACGAAGTCCGTGCCCGACGCCGACGTGAAAGCCGCGCTGGAGGAGCACGCACCGGTGGACGAGGGCGCGCTCGGTGCGCTTGCGCAGCGCCGGGCGGAGGTGGTGAAGGAGTATTTTGAGGGCAAGATCGACAGCAAGCGGATCTTCATCGTCGCGCCGCACCTCAACGCCGATGGCATCAAGGACAAGGGGGCACCCACGCGGGTAGACTTCGGCCTGAAGTGA